The following proteins are encoded in a genomic region of Neurospora crassa OR74A linkage group VI, whole genome shotgun sequence:
- the cmt gene encoding copper metallothionein, with translation MGDCGCSGASSCNCGSGCSCSNCGSK, from the exons ATGGGTGACTGCGGCTGCTCCGGCGCTTCTTCCTGCAACTGCGGCTCTGGCT GCTCTTGCTCCAACTGCGGCAGCAAGTAA